From a single Acidobacteriota bacterium genomic region:
- a CDS encoding diguanylate cyclase, whose amino-acid sequence MSDKRPPKFKFLERLADENGVAIAVLNKSGEVTAASNNNSICQTLYGSAAFGHRCAADCGTAYARAEAAGEPIDYTCHAGLRCRAMRVDDRGRPFVAIVGRTFTSVGKYREGTERALGGDWRTLPPAELFANVLISGSDEPIEKAAAELERFVPKVEAPVLELEPVTAPVAERAVAIPEVPVPVEAVEPPDANSITKLIEEFNRRTLDTSEVMPPERRGSITAEAAAVSEFRSLLGRMMELRYREAAISVVEFVGSRFGLSSLVWLERNGEGYTSVAATGEFRGKTIRVRLDLPQDQLAERALAGEAIDLKEKRTDAGERGLRVFPVLVGSDVRAALGIRIASGKEMTDKLPAIIARLARAAAPQMEILRLRDEVMRSEAVAAGLRRFNEGLRHADSNDFWQSVAESAAEVLGAERVSILTPTNLGGELRARSMIGTSVDLSAERNVGGRISRTALESGKPIVAGDLADLGIASSPDSWNYRTDSFISFPIAMGEKQLAVLNVADRADGGAFTADDLEILQALAPQLAVAIDRRQLEARTVELEKRSITDSLTGLMNRGYIEERLIEEMSRANRYRTQMSLLMIDVDNFKSYNDTFGHPAGDVALVLVSKAMKDTLRAADVAARYGGEEFAILLPQTDADEAASIAERLRQRVERTEFPRRQVTISVGFAEFTPEFTEPRDWITAADMALYDAKELGKNRVRNYADLGRTFRENVH is encoded by the coding sequence ATGAGCGATAAGCGACCCCCAAAGTTTAAGTTCCTAGAGCGCCTTGCCGATGAAAACGGCGTGGCTATTGCCGTTTTGAATAAAAGCGGCGAGGTCACGGCCGCTTCAAACAATAATTCGATCTGCCAAACACTATACGGCTCGGCCGCTTTTGGCCACCGTTGTGCAGCCGACTGCGGAACGGCTTATGCGCGAGCTGAGGCGGCCGGCGAGCCGATAGATTATACCTGCCACGCCGGGCTTCGGTGCCGGGCGATGCGGGTCGATGACCGCGGGCGGCCTTTTGTCGCGATAGTGGGAAGGACGTTCACGTCGGTCGGAAAATATCGCGAGGGGACCGAGCGGGCACTCGGCGGCGATTGGCGAACGCTGCCACCGGCGGAACTCTTCGCAAATGTGCTTATCAGCGGCTCCGATGAGCCGATCGAAAAGGCAGCGGCCGAACTTGAGCGCTTTGTCCCGAAGGTTGAAGCGCCGGTGCTCGAGCTTGAACCAGTCACGGCACCCGTTGCAGAACGTGCGGTGGCAATTCCTGAAGTTCCGGTACCTGTCGAAGCGGTTGAACCGCCGGACGCGAACTCTATTACCAAGCTCATCGAGGAATTCAATCGACGCACGCTCGACACCTCAGAGGTGATGCCGCCGGAGCGAAGGGGCTCGATAACGGCGGAGGCTGCGGCTGTATCCGAGTTCCGTTCGCTGCTCGGGCGGATGATGGAACTCCGCTACAGGGAGGCGGCGATCTCGGTGGTCGAGTTTGTCGGTTCGCGATTCGGCCTGAGCTCTCTCGTCTGGCTTGAGCGGAATGGCGAAGGATACACGAGCGTTGCCGCGACCGGGGAATTCAGGGGCAAGACGATACGCGTCCGGCTCGATCTTCCGCAAGATCAGCTTGCCGAGCGAGCTCTTGCCGGAGAAGCGATCGACCTAAAAGAAAAGCGGACCGACGCGGGCGAACGCGGTCTGCGTGTTTTTCCGGTTTTGGTCGGCAGCGATGTTCGGGCCGCACTTGGAATTCGCATCGCCAGCGGCAAAGAAATGACAGACAAGCTGCCGGCGATCATCGCTCGGCTGGCTCGGGCGGCGGCTCCGCAGATGGAGATCCTCCGGCTTAGGGATGAGGTGATGCGAAGCGAAGCGGTTGCAGCCGGCCTTCGCCGATTTAACGAGGGACTGCGGCACGCGGATTCGAACGATTTCTGGCAGTCGGTGGCCGAGAGTGCCGCGGAGGTGCTAGGAGCCGAGCGGGTCTCGATACTGACGCCGACCAATTTGGGCGGCGAGCTTCGGGCTCGTTCAATGATCGGCACGAGTGTGGACCTTTCTGCTGAAAGGAACGTCGGCGGCCGTATCTCGCGGACGGCCCTTGAATCGGGCAAGCCGATCGTCGCAGGTGATCTCGCCGACCTGGGCATCGCAAGTTCACCCGATTCTTGGAATTACCGCACGGACTCTTTCATCTCGTTTCCGATCGCGATGGGCGAAAAGCAACTGGCTGTGCTCAACGTTGCCGATCGGGCCGATGGCGGAGCTTTTACGGCCGATGATCTTGAGATCTTGCAGGCCCTAGCTCCGCAGTTAGCAGTCGCCATCGACCGGCGGCAACTCGAGGCACGTACAGTTGAGCTTGAGAAGCGGTCGATCACCGATTCGCTGACGGGATTGATGAACCGCGGCTATATCGAAGAAAGGCTGATAGAGGAAATGAGCCGGGCGAACCGCTACCGGACGCAGATGAGCCTTTTGATGATCGACGTCGATAACTTCAAGTCATACAACGACACCTTTGGCCATCCGGCGGGCGATGTGGCCCTTGTGTTGGTCTCAAAGGCGATGAAGGATACTCTGCGGGCGGCGGACGTTGCTGCACGCTATGGCGGCGAGGAATTCGCCATCCTGCTTCCGCAGACAGATGCCGACGAAGCGGCCTCGATAGCCGAGCGGCTTCGGCAGCGTGTAGAGAGAACCGAATTCCCACGACGGCAGGTAACCATTAGCGTTGGATTTGCAGAATTTACGCCCGAATTTACAGAGCCGCGGGATTGGATCACGGCTGCGGACATGGCCCTTTACGATGCGAAAGAACTCGGGAAAAATCGCGTCAGAAACTACGCAGACCTGGGCCGAACGTTCAGAGAGAATGTTCATTAG
- a CDS encoding ATP-binding protein — MTEHQKSRILASRRPASFIGREAALTDLSEKACGERFRGSIVLHKPRSGATELLQQFFDRQFHSAQGAAPVYFSFPREGQPIDIARSFLSEYLVQVLAFRRQDAGLVSLPPLAGEISAIANAGDASFFAASVRLLSAEPLGHEKETFIRRCFSIPLAAAAAGIVSFVMIDNAEEIDREVRNASIARAFEVLARAERFPFLFAAQRRSGFAIPDVPREVLPEITDENLRTLIATAAAERGVSIGEAPADLLAVQTSGDLSAIHGILDSTRCDSVSLEDFSGVGSAYVDSVFGGAVREIYSKVLERVFPGAGVEREAIRLLHEAARENTFVPLDVFRSRLGMSDEAAVAAAEALNTVEVIRFTAGRIEAAADNKTFRDFLTISYRLEVRNETRALVYAETLAGFLTNAPREMASVYRRSAAVGVRGLMAEFGGREVPAALFDYGRFKQNYKGIPRDELLGLLRDDEKLISLPKIVFSAQAEAFYKAIGTISESERAAVAVGFQADEGGTEPIAWIAAEIDSKFEAERGKAEFWCDRLEAAAINCGFERYRLWLIAPEGFNDDALTVLNERGCYASSRMQADLLRIVLEGSEGETDTPAADSYEIVIPIDEDSEIVAAHTLEDIARRHDIPAAHINQIKTALIEACINAAEHSLSPDRRIHQKFVVAPDRITITVSNRGLRLADKPMPAREPGEGRRGWGLQLIKVLMDEVKLEDVDDGTRLTMTKYFDRLEASAAAA; from the coding sequence ATGACCGAACACCAAAAGAGCAGAATACTGGCGAGCAGGCGGCCGGCGAGTTTCATCGGCCGCGAAGCTGCGCTTACAGACCTTTCCGAGAAGGCCTGCGGTGAGCGTTTTCGCGGTTCGATCGTGCTGCACAAGCCGCGATCGGGAGCGACGGAACTGCTCCAGCAATTTTTCGACCGACAGTTTCACTCCGCCCAAGGCGCTGCTCCTGTCTATTTTTCGTTTCCTCGCGAGGGTCAACCGATCGATATCGCTCGAAGCTTTTTAAGTGAATACTTGGTTCAGGTCCTTGCCTTCCGGCGGCAGGACGCGGGGCTTGTCAGCCTTCCCCCTCTGGCAGGCGAGATCAGCGCGATCGCGAATGCGGGCGACGCCTCGTTTTTTGCAGCCTCGGTGCGGCTGTTGTCTGCGGAGCCTTTAGGACACGAGAAAGAGACTTTCATCCGGCGATGTTTCAGCATACCGCTTGCGGCGGCCGCGGCGGGCATCGTATCGTTTGTGATGATCGACAACGCTGAAGAGATCGACCGAGAAGTGCGAAATGCGAGCATCGCGAGAGCGTTTGAGGTGCTTGCCCGAGCCGAGAGATTTCCATTCCTCTTTGCCGCGCAGCGAAGGAGCGGCTTTGCGATTCCCGATGTCCCACGCGAGGTCTTGCCGGAGATCACGGATGAAAATTTGAGGACGCTGATCGCAACGGCCGCGGCAGAGCGTGGCGTCTCGATCGGCGAGGCTCCGGCAGATCTTTTGGCTGTGCAGACGAGCGGCGATCTCTCGGCTATTCACGGGATTCTCGATTCAACGCGGTGCGATAGCGTCTCGCTTGAGGACTTTAGTGGCGTCGGGTCGGCATATGTCGATTCCGTGTTCGGCGGTGCGGTTCGCGAGATCTATTCCAAGGTGCTGGAGAGGGTTTTTCCGGGTGCTGGCGTGGAAAGGGAAGCGATCCGTTTGCTGCACGAAGCGGCTCGTGAGAACACGTTCGTGCCGCTCGACGTTTTCCGCTCGCGGCTCGGTATGTCTGACGAAGCGGCCGTCGCCGCAGCAGAGGCTCTTAACACCGTGGAAGTTATCCGTTTCACCGCGGGCCGTATCGAGGCCGCCGCGGACAATAAGACGTTTCGCGATTTCCTCACCATTAGCTATCGGCTTGAAGTGCGGAATGAGACCAGAGCTCTCGTCTATGCCGAGACGCTGGCCGGGTTTCTGACGAATGCACCGAGGGAGATGGCAAGCGTTTATCGGCGGTCGGCGGCGGTTGGCGTCCGCGGGCTGATGGCCGAGTTCGGTGGGCGTGAGGTGCCGGCGGCGTTGTTCGATTACGGCCGGTTCAAGCAGAATTACAAGGGCATTCCGCGGGATGAACTACTGGGCCTGCTTCGGGATGACGAAAAGCTCATCTCGCTCCCGAAGATCGTTTTCTCAGCACAGGCCGAGGCGTTTTATAAGGCAATTGGTACCATCTCAGAATCCGAGCGGGCAGCGGTCGCCGTCGGCTTTCAAGCAGATGAAGGAGGCACGGAGCCCATCGCCTGGATAGCTGCGGAGATCGATTCTAAATTTGAAGCTGAACGAGGCAAGGCCGAGTTCTGGTGCGATCGGCTTGAGGCAGCGGCTATCAATTGCGGTTTCGAGCGGTATCGACTTTGGCTGATTGCTCCCGAAGGATTTAACGACGACGCCCTTACGGTCTTGAACGAGCGAGGCTGTTATGCCTCGAGCCGAATGCAGGCGGATCTGCTTCGCATTGTGCTTGAGGGAAGCGAAGGGGAAACCGACACGCCGGCCGCCGATAGCTACGAGATCGTCATCCCGATCGATGAGGATTCGGAGATCGTCGCGGCACACACACTCGAAGACATTGCTCGCCGGCACGACATACCGGCGGCGCATATTAATCAGATAAAGACGGCGCTGATCGAGGCTTGCATCAATGCCGCCGAACATAGCCTGAGCCCGGACCGGCGGATACATCAGAAGTTTGTCGTAGCTCCAGACCGAATCACTATTACGGTCTCAAACCGCGGACTCCGTTTGGCGGATAAGCCGATGCCCGCACGAGAGCCCGGGGAAGGGCGACGGGGCTGGGGATTGCAGTTGATCAAGGTGCTGATGGATGAGGTCAAGCTGGAAGACGTTGACGACGGAACTCGGCTCACGATGACCAAATATTTCGACCGGCTCGAGGCTTCGGCAGCGGCCGCTTGA
- a CDS encoding HU family DNA-binding protein, producing MARMTQTEIINNLAESSGLKKTDVKGFFDTLAALAASEVKTNGEFTVPGFGKLVKATRKAREGRNPATGETIKIPAKTTVKFRLGKAMKDAVS from the coding sequence ATGGCTCGAATGACACAGACGGAGATCATCAACAACTTGGCGGAATCGTCAGGCCTCAAAAAGACTGACGTGAAGGGCTTTTTCGATACTCTTGCAGCTCTTGCTGCTTCGGAGGTCAAGACTAACGGCGAATTTACCGTTCCCGGATTTGGCAAACTCGTCAAGGCGACCCGCAAGGCTCGCGAAGGCCGCAACCCCGCGACCGGCGAAACCATTAAGATCCCGGCGAAGACCACCGTCAAGTTCCGTCTCGGCAAAGCGATGAAGGATGCCGTAAGCTAA
- the rdgB gene encoding RdgB/HAM1 family non-canonical purine NTP pyrophosphatase has translation MDQLMIATRNPGKVREIAVMLSRNGITATTLADFPSLPDVEETGQTFLENAIIKAAAYSSAAGCYALADDSGLEVAALDGRPGVLSARYAGESASYETKIQTLLREVEDAAAPDRSARFVCAMAFADPSGNIIWSAEGVCDGKLTRSPRGANGFGYDPIFMPFGFGQTFGELEDEIKSAISHRAKATEAFMRFFPDFIGV, from the coding sequence ATCGACCAGTTAATGATCGCAACCCGAAACCCCGGAAAGGTCCGCGAAATTGCCGTGATGCTTTCGCGGAATGGAATTACTGCGACAACTCTCGCAGATTTCCCATCGCTTCCGGACGTAGAAGAGACCGGACAGACGTTCCTCGAGAATGCGATAATTAAGGCCGCGGCCTATTCTTCCGCCGCAGGCTGCTATGCTCTCGCTGATGATTCGGGTCTTGAGGTGGCTGCTCTTGACGGGCGGCCCGGGGTTCTTTCAGCCAGATACGCGGGTGAATCGGCCAGCTACGAAACCAAGATCCAGACCCTGCTTCGCGAGGTCGAAGACGCGGCCGCTCCGGACCGCTCGGCACGGTTTGTCTGTGCGATGGCCTTCGCGGATCCGTCGGGAAATATCATCTGGAGTGCTGAGGGCGTCTGCGATGGCAAACTAACGCGGTCGCCCCGCGGTGCGAATGGTTTCGGTTACGATCCCATCTTTATGCCGTTCGGTTTTGGCCAAACTTTCGGCGAACTCGAAGATGAAATTAAGTCAGCTATCAGCCATCGAGCGAAGGCCACCGAGGCATTTATGCGATTTTTCCCCGATTTTATCGGGGTTTGA
- a CDS encoding FtsX-like permease family protein produces the protein MKFILNLTAREIRSSWRRLVFFFLCIALGVGSVVALRSLIQNLTAAVGTDARALLTADLVIGSNNDFSPTDLEKIQAVVDGSRIADGRNETITTSSMARPADAANERVRLVELKGVEPPFPLVGEFILDGGGAFEHRLLENNGAVVARILLEELGVKIGDKLKIAEGEFEIRGSFDKEPGGSSGFRLGARVFVEKRAFDDAGITQNSSRVRRSILYRTTENPTELVRRLREELRGSTITVQSYRETQERLGEQFARTENYLALTGLLILVLGGVGVWNVSRAFVEQKRKTVAVLKCLGASGGKILSVYLLQILTLGLIGSLFGILLAQLGMQGVRSGLSEQLPENMSYAVTASTALQGAVLGVLVSLLFSGLPLMQIRNIKPRLLLRDENNSNIRRLDLAKWAIGALILASLLGLAVWQAGSFQVGAFFLGGLAATSAVLYLAAILLTKLVRALRPSRSFSLRQAINSLHRPGNQTRIILLAVGLGAFVVFTVQSLQSNLIREFDFSRNQQLPTLFFIDIQQSQIDGLVEMIKKRVGEQPETTPTVRARIAYVNGKPIDYSQTETRQMQGQIGREFAVTYRPNLDLNEKVVAGEWWRTEAADVPEVSVQDRMANTLKVVPGDSMTFDISGRLVTVRVANIRQLDLRNTRTAFVFVFKPGALEDAPQSYAATILSRMGTTDRQRLQRDVVTAYPNVQVFDVADIVATVTDLVENFVLAISFVGGFVILSGILILIGSVALTKSARIYENAVLKTLGAERRSLGAILMLEYGLLGLLAGVIGSVFAVALSFAVSYFLLDIEWQFDAVRTLVGIAITALIVMLVGTAASFDVIFKKPLSILRSQ, from the coding sequence ATGAAATTCATTCTTAACCTCACCGCCCGCGAGATCCGTTCGTCCTGGCGGCGGCTCGTTTTCTTTTTTCTTTGTATTGCCCTCGGTGTCGGTTCGGTGGTCGCACTGCGGTCGCTGATACAGAACCTGACCGCGGCGGTCGGGACCGATGCACGAGCTCTTCTTACAGCCGACCTCGTGATCGGCTCCAACAACGATTTCTCTCCGACCGACCTCGAGAAAATACAGGCCGTCGTCGATGGCTCGCGGATCGCCGATGGCCGCAACGAAACGATAACGACCTCCTCGATGGCCCGGCCCGCCGACGCCGCCAATGAACGCGTCCGCCTGGTCGAACTAAAGGGCGTCGAGCCTCCGTTTCCTCTCGTCGGCGAGTTCATTTTGGATGGCGGCGGAGCCTTCGAGCACCGTCTGCTGGAGAATAACGGCGCGGTCGTCGCTCGTATTCTACTTGAAGAACTCGGGGTCAAGATCGGCGACAAACTTAAGATCGCTGAAGGCGAGTTCGAGATCCGCGGCAGCTTTGACAAAGAACCCGGCGGGTCAAGCGGCTTTCGGCTCGGGGCTAGGGTCTTCGTTGAAAAAAGAGCTTTTGACGATGCCGGCATAACGCAAAACTCAAGCCGCGTCCGGCGAAGCATTCTTTACCGGACGACCGAGAACCCGACCGAACTCGTTCGCCGCCTCCGCGAGGAACTTCGCGGGAGCACCATTACCGTCCAGTCTTACCGCGAAACACAGGAGCGGCTCGGCGAGCAGTTCGCCCGCACGGAGAATTATCTTGCCCTGACCGGCTTGCTGATACTTGTCCTCGGCGGTGTCGGCGTTTGGAACGTCTCGCGGGCGTTCGTCGAGCAAAAGCGCAAAACGGTCGCCGTGCTCAAGTGTCTCGGAGCAAGCGGCGGCAAGATACTCTCCGTCTATCTTTTGCAGATCCTAACTCTCGGGCTCATCGGCAGCCTCTTCGGCATTCTTCTCGCTCAGCTCGGAATGCAAGGCGTTCGCTCAGGATTGTCCGAGCAACTCCCTGAGAATATGAGCTACGCCGTGACGGCCTCGACCGCGCTCCAAGGAGCCGTCCTCGGCGTACTTGTCTCGCTGCTCTTTTCAGGACTCCCGCTGATGCAGATCCGAAACATCAAGCCAAGGCTTCTGCTCCGCGACGAGAATAACTCGAATATCCGCCGTCTCGATCTGGCCAAATGGGCGATCGGGGCGCTGATCCTTGCGTCGCTGCTCGGGCTCGCGGTCTGGCAGGCCGGTTCGTTCCAGGTCGGTGCATTCTTTCTCGGCGGCCTTGCAGCAACGTCCGCCGTTCTTTATCTTGCGGCCATTTTGCTCACCAAGCTCGTCCGGGCGCTTCGGCCCTCGCGGTCGTTCTCGCTTCGGCAGGCGATCAATTCGCTCCACCGCCCCGGCAACCAGACGCGCATCATTTTGCTTGCCGTCGGCCTCGGCGCCTTTGTCGTTTTCACGGTCCAGTCGCTCCAGAGCAATCTCATCCGCGAATTTGATTTCAGCCGCAACCAACAACTCCCGACGCTCTTTTTCATCGACATTCAACAGAGCCAGATCGACGGCCTTGTCGAGATGATAAAAAAGCGCGTCGGCGAGCAGCCCGAAACCACTCCGACCGTTCGTGCACGTATCGCATACGTCAACGGAAAGCCGATCGATTACAGCCAGACCGAGACCCGCCAGATGCAGGGCCAGATCGGCCGGGAATTTGCCGTCACCTATCGGCCGAACCTTGATCTCAATGAAAAGGTTGTCGCCGGCGAATGGTGGCGGACCGAGGCAGCCGATGTGCCCGAAGTATCCGTCCAGGACCGCATGGCGAACACGCTCAAGGTCGTTCCGGGCGACTCAATGACCTTCGACATCTCCGGCCGGCTTGTAACGGTTCGCGTTGCGAACATTCGCCAGCTGGACCTGCGAAATACTCGAACGGCATTCGTCTTCGTATTCAAGCCCGGAGCGCTCGAGGACGCTCCGCAAAGCTACGCCGCCACTATCCTGAGCCGGATGGGAACGACCGACCGGCAGCGGCTTCAGCGTGATGTGGTCACCGCCTATCCGAACGTTCAGGTCTTCGACGTCGCGGACATCGTTGCCACCGTCACAGACCTGGTCGAGAACTTCGTCCTCGCCATCTCCTTCGTCGGCGGGTTCGTGATCCTGAGCGGGATTCTGATCCTCATCGGGTCGGTCGCCTTGACGAAATCTGCCCGCATCTATGAGAACGCCGTCCTCAAAACACTCGGTGCCGAGCGGCGTTCGCTAGGAGCCATTCTGATGCTCGAATACGGCCTGCTCGGCCTACTTGCGGGCGTAATCGGGTCGGTCTTCGCCGTTGCTCTTTCGTTTGCCGTCAGCTATTTTCTGCTTGATATTGAGTGGCAATTTGATGCGGTTCGCACCTTGGTTGGCATTGCAATAACGGCCCTGATCGTGATGCTGGTCGGGACGGCCGCGAGCTTTGACGTGATCTTTAAGAAGCCGCTCTCGATCCTTCGTTCTCAGTAA
- a CDS encoding ABC transporter ATP-binding protein — translation MISISNLTKTVRSGTEDLTILSDVSLDIPDGQFVALTGASGSGKSTLLGLLAGLDSPSSGSISIDGDEITTMSEDGLASLRSNKIGFIFQSFHLIPSLTAYENVLIPMEIAGARDAHDRAKELLDEVGLANRGHHYPTELSGGEQQRVAIARAFANRPKILLADEPTGNLDSKNGQHIFELMTALHQGSRVTLVLVTHDQELASRAERQVILKDGEVVADQSGQ, via the coding sequence ATGATAAGCATTTCGAACCTAACTAAGACAGTTCGCTCGGGAACAGAAGACCTGACAATTCTTTCTGACGTCTCGCTCGACATCCCGGATGGCCAGTTCGTCGCCCTTACCGGGGCTTCCGGCAGCGGAAAATCGACCTTGCTCGGACTGCTGGCAGGCCTTGATTCCCCGTCCTCGGGCTCGATCTCGATCGACGGGGACGAGATCACAACGATGAGCGAAGATGGGCTCGCATCTTTACGTAGCAATAAGATCGGTTTTATCTTTCAGTCTTTTCACCTGATCCCGAGTCTAACTGCTTACGAGAACGTGCTTATCCCGATGGAGATCGCCGGAGCCCGCGACGCCCACGACCGGGCAAAGGAATTGCTCGATGAGGTCGGGCTCGCGAACCGCGGGCACCACTACCCGACCGAACTCTCCGGCGGCGAACAGCAGCGGGTCGCCATCGCCCGTGCCTTCGCAAATCGCCCAAAAATACTGCTCGCCGACGAGCCGACCGGAAACCTCGATTCAAAGAACGGCCAGCATATTTTCGAGCTCATGACAGCCCTCCATCAGGGGAGCCGCGTGACTTTGGTTCTCGTTACCCATGACCAGGAACTCGCATCAAGGGCTGAACGGCAAGTCATCCTGAAAGACGGCGAAGTAGTCGCGGACCAGAGCGGACAATGA
- a CDS encoding arylesterase — MHLYFRKAFILGFIAAALAATACSRPASFGNGEYELDRPLVLPETATARKKIIALGDSLTAGFGLAENESYPYLLQQKLRAEGYDYEVINAGVSGDTSLGGIERADWVLSQPNSEILILELGANDLLRGMPVDRLKSNLAGIIEKAKAKNMKILLCGMLAPPSMGSDYETNYRNAFPDLADEYNVAFLPFLLEGVAMKKELNQADGIHPNAEGTLLMMENIYAELKPLLTK; from the coding sequence ATGCATTTATACTTTCGCAAGGCGTTCATTTTAGGTTTCATCGCGGCGGCGCTTGCCGCGACGGCCTGCTCGCGGCCCGCATCGTTTGGTAACGGTGAATACGAGCTCGACCGGCCTTTAGTTCTCCCTGAGACGGCTACGGCGAGAAAGAAGATCATCGCCCTCGGCGACAGCCTTACGGCCGGATTCGGCCTGGCAGAGAATGAGTCGTACCCATATCTGCTCCAGCAGAAGCTCAGGGCCGAGGGGTACGACTACGAGGTTATAAACGCCGGAGTTTCGGGCGACACGAGCCTCGGCGGAATTGAGCGTGCCGATTGGGTGCTCAGCCAGCCGAACTCGGAGATCCTGATACTCGAACTCGGGGCGAATGACCTGCTCAGGGGAATGCCGGTCGATCGGCTGAAAAGCAACCTCGCGGGGATAATCGAGAAGGCGAAAGCAAAGAATATGAAGATACTTCTTTGCGGTATGCTTGCTCCGCCCTCGATGGGTTCGGATTACGAAACGAACTACCGGAATGCGTTTCCGGACCTCGCGGATGAATACAATGTCGCGTTCCTGCCGTTCCTGCTTGAAGGCGTCGCGATGAAGAAAGAATTGAACCAGGCCGACGGAATTCACCCGAATGCAGAGGGAACGCTGCTGATGATGGAGAATATATACGCGGAGCTCAAGCCGCTTTTGACCAAATAA
- a CDS encoding ABC transporter permease codes for MSVSASFNLLRESFALAWDSVRANRTRSVLTIFGVTVGVAVVVIVAALLQGAQAFIVDSVAAFAPDVLRIEKASFQDFGSDGQAFAEARAKRPDLLTEDLEYLAERLGGEIELGAQGDASLPVRRLGKTLVGVSVQGVTPNITDLTNLKIAYGRGLTATDDEFRRNVCVIGQDLVDELFPTTGALGNEIRIGQDRYTVVGVAESRGSLFGSSQDGFVQIPLGTFTRVFGSRSRSLAILAKAKDTEKMSLGDVEEQVRVAMRIRRKTIGTDKEDEFSVVTAKSIQAFSASLTGLVGAIVFPLTAIALFVGGIVVMNMMLASVTERTREIGVRMAVGARRRDILIQFLIETTTLTVIGGLWGILAAAGIIWLLAWATQLPLTLPVWAVAAAIAVSCTVGIIFGVVPARQAAALDPIEALRSE; via the coding sequence ATGTCTGTTTCCGCGAGCTTTAATTTGTTGCGCGAGTCGTTCGCTTTGGCGTGGGACTCGGTGCGTGCAAATCGGACGCGGTCGGTGCTGACGATCTTTGGGGTTACCGTGGGCGTAGCTGTCGTGGTAATAGTCGCTGCGCTTCTGCAGGGAGCGCAGGCTTTTATTGTCGATTCTGTAGCGGCTTTCGCTCCCGACGTTCTGCGGATCGAAAAAGCATCTTTTCAAGACTTCGGGTCCGACGGCCAGGCATTCGCTGAGGCGCGGGCAAAACGTCCCGATCTACTTACTGAGGACCTCGAATACCTTGCCGAAAGGCTGGGCGGCGAGATCGAATTGGGTGCCCAGGGGGATGCCTCTCTCCCGGTTCGCCGACTTGGCAAGACGCTCGTCGGCGTTTCTGTTCAGGGCGTTACGCCAAACATCACAGACCTCACAAATCTTAAGATCGCATACGGAAGAGGGTTGACCGCGACCGATGACGAATTCAGGCGCAATGTATGCGTTATTGGCCAGGACCTGGTTGACGAGCTTTTCCCGACGACCGGTGCTCTCGGCAACGAAATACGTATCGGACAGGACCGCTACACGGTTGTCGGGGTAGCTGAGTCCCGCGGTTCGTTGTTCGGGTCTTCGCAGGATGGTTTCGTTCAGATACCGCTTGGGACCTTCACGCGGGTCTTTGGTTCGCGTTCGCGGTCACTGGCGATCCTCGCCAAGGCAAAAGATACGGAGAAAATGTCGCTCGGCGACGTCGAGGAACAGGTGCGCGTTGCGATGCGCATCCGGCGTAAGACCATCGGCACGGACAAAGAGGATGAATTCAGCGTCGTTACGGCAAAGAGCATCCAGGCGTTTTCGGCTTCGTTGACGGGTCTCGTTGGAGCGATCGTCTTTCCCCTAACGGCGATAGCCCTTTTTGTCGGCGGAATCGTCGTCATGAACATGATGCTGGCCTCCGTGACCGAGCGTACGCGCGAGATCGGCGTTCGAATGGCGGTCGGGGCGAGGCGAAGGGATATCCTGATTCAATTTCTGATCGAAACGACGACCCTAACGGTCATCGGCGGACTTTGGGGCATTTTGGCGGCGGCCGGGATCATTTGGCTTTTGGCGTGGGCAACTCAGCTGCCGCTGACGCTTCCGGTCTGGGCGGTCGCCGCGGCGATCGCGGTGTCGTGTACGGTCGGCATTATTTTTGGCGTGGTTCCGGCAAGACAGGCGGCCGCCCTTGACCCGATCGAGGCACTTCGCTCGGAGTGA